In Wolinella succinogenes DSM 1740, a single genomic region encodes these proteins:
- a CDS encoding MoaD/ThiS family protein, with protein MKLSLKAFSTLRPHLKEQNIGYLGELYECKEGITVKELVAQLGFRDEEVEGAFVNYMITPKNFTLKEGDRVALVPPGTPGSCRLMLGIKEGSHEEENR; from the coding sequence ATGAAACTCTCTCTCAAGGCCTTTTCGACTCTGCGCCCTCATCTTAAAGAGCAGAATATAGGTTATCTTGGGGAGCTTTATGAGTGCAAAGAGGGTATCACAGTAAAAGAGCTGGTCGCTCAGCTTGGTTTTAGAGACGAGGAGGTGGAGGGAGCTTTTGTGAACTATATGATCACCCCTAAAAACTTCACTCTCAAAGAGGGGGATCGAGTCGCCCTAGTCCCTCCAGGCACGCCGGGGTCTTGTCGGCTGATGTTGGGAATCAAGGAGGGGAGTCATGAAGAAGAGAATCGATAA
- the yedF gene encoding sulfurtransferase-like selenium metabolism protein YedF translates to MIDVRNLGCPEPVIRTKKALDALGTEGILEVLGNTEASKENILRFAQNSGYGASLEERAGGEFLITLTKGYECTLASPKPSRESGEKVMFVKDDCIGERSELGEKLARGFLKALLEANTLPKKIIFVNRGVWLTTKEENRATIDDLILLEKKGVEIYSCGACLDYFGLAQELKVGKIGNALETINTLLDSSGVISL, encoded by the coding sequence GTGATTGATGTTCGCAACTTGGGTTGTCCAGAGCCCGTCATAAGGACCAAAAAAGCTCTAGATGCCCTAGGCACGGAAGGCATACTCGAGGTTCTCGGGAATACCGAAGCCTCCAAGGAGAACATTTTACGATTTGCCCAAAATAGCGGCTATGGCGCCTCACTCGAAGAGAGAGCGGGAGGAGAGTTCCTCATCACTCTCACCAAGGGCTATGAGTGCACCCTCGCCTCACCTAAGCCCTCCAGAGAGAGCGGTGAGAAGGTGATGTTCGTGAAAGATGACTGCATCGGAGAGCGTAGCGAGCTGGGTGAAAAGCTGGCGCGAGGTTTCCTCAAGGCGCTCTTAGAGGCCAACACCCTCCCTAAAAAGATCATCTTCGTCAATCGAGGCGTTTGGCTCACCACCAAAGAGGAGAATCGAGCCACCATTGATGACCTCATTTTGCTTGAGAAAAAAGGAGTGGAGATCTACTCATGCGGAGCTTGTCTAGACTATTTTGGTCTCGCTCAGGAGCTCAAAGTGGGCAAAATCGGCAATGCTCTTGAGACAATCAACACCCTTTTGGATTCTTCTGGAGTGATCTCTCTTTAA
- a CDS encoding methyl-accepting chemotaxis protein has product MSMLAFIQNLKIATKMKLVIFIPVLALLLLSGIIIGERYRLKNESLLLEQSVILSTQISQVVHELQKERGASAGFLGSKGEKFGDILREQRQLTNTKIAELESFLKNFDPTRYDQSFQGFLQEGQKAIKNRDSIRQKVDSLNVNIAEVLGYYTTTISHGIDTIGSIANMSTHSKITRRLFAYTNFLLSKERAGLERATLSNTFSQDRFAPGIYQRFVALLTEQETFMKSFQTFGQKEDVSFYQKTLQGKSVEEVGRMRKIALERYLEGGFGIEATYWFSTITEKIDLLKKVEDHLAMKLIKDIVEIKERSSLEFTLALLGISIVVLFALLFGFLIAKDIISRVAIVQDRLLHIQREKDLSHPIGLHCKDEIGTIALALDRFLDSIREILLELSKQSHENTQISHDLLSTAERVKQNTAQSSSLSENTIGVGKRMEEVVSQNLAEADKTAHDIQGAQEQLGAASSFMVKLSESVKEDAKTEEMLAESIHSLNQDAQNIKGVLTVIADIADQTNLLALNAAIEAARAGEHGRGFAVVSDEVRKLAERTQKSLGEINITINTLMQAISDVSAQMNDNSGRIYQLVDASSEVEEKITSVAQIMQEAVSIAQNSLESSKELGENSNELLGNSEQINARLQEIAQSMGYISEASHRLDQKTSEINERLSQFKL; this is encoded by the coding sequence ATGTCCATGCTTGCCTTCATCCAAAATCTCAAAATTGCCACCAAAATGAAGCTGGTTATCTTCATTCCCGTTCTTGCCCTTCTTCTCCTCTCGGGCATTATCATAGGAGAGCGTTACAGGCTCAAAAACGAGAGTCTCCTCTTAGAGCAGAGCGTCATTCTCTCCACCCAAATCTCACAGGTAGTGCATGAGCTCCAAAAAGAGCGTGGCGCCTCAGCGGGATTTTTGGGAAGCAAGGGGGAGAAATTTGGCGATATTTTGCGCGAGCAGCGCCAGCTCACCAACACCAAAATCGCCGAATTGGAGAGCTTTTTGAAAAACTTTGATCCCACACGCTATGATCAAAGTTTCCAAGGCTTCTTGCAAGAGGGCCAAAAGGCGATAAAGAATCGTGATTCTATCCGCCAAAAAGTCGATAGCCTCAATGTAAATATCGCCGAAGTGCTTGGCTACTATACCACCACCATCTCCCATGGAATCGACACCATCGGCTCCATCGCCAACATGAGTACACACAGCAAGATCACTCGGCGCCTCTTTGCCTACACCAACTTTTTGCTCTCCAAGGAGCGGGCAGGATTGGAGCGTGCGACCCTCTCTAACACCTTCAGCCAGGATCGATTCGCCCCAGGAATTTACCAGCGATTCGTCGCCCTCCTCACCGAGCAGGAGACCTTCATGAAATCCTTCCAAACCTTCGGGCAAAAGGAGGATGTGAGCTTCTACCAAAAAACCCTCCAAGGCAAAAGTGTGGAAGAGGTGGGGCGCATGAGAAAGATTGCGCTTGAGCGCTACTTAGAGGGAGGCTTTGGGATCGAGGCGACCTACTGGTTTTCCACTATCACCGAAAAGATCGATCTCCTCAAAAAAGTTGAAGATCACCTTGCCATGAAGCTCATCAAAGATATTGTAGAGATCAAAGAGCGCTCCTCCTTGGAGTTCACGCTCGCCCTCCTTGGAATCTCCATTGTGGTGCTTTTTGCTCTACTTTTTGGCTTCCTTATTGCCAAAGATATCATCTCTAGGGTGGCCATCGTGCAGGATCGACTCCTCCACATCCAAAGAGAGAAGGATTTAAGCCACCCTATTGGGCTTCATTGCAAAGATGAGATCGGCACGATCGCTTTAGCTCTGGATCGATTCCTCGATTCCATTAGGGAGATTCTTCTAGAGCTCTCCAAGCAGAGTCATGAAAACACTCAAATCTCGCATGATCTCCTCTCTACCGCTGAGCGCGTGAAGCAGAACACCGCCCAGAGCTCTAGCCTCTCTGAGAATACGATTGGGGTCGGAAAACGCATGGAAGAGGTGGTCAGCCAAAATCTCGCCGAAGCGGATAAAACCGCCCATGATATTCAAGGAGCCCAAGAGCAGCTGGGTGCAGCCTCCTCCTTTATGGTCAAGCTCTCTGAAAGCGTCAAAGAGGATGCCAAAACCGAAGAGATGCTCGCTGAAAGCATTCATTCGCTCAATCAAGACGCCCAAAACATCAAAGGAGTGCTCACCGTCATCGCTGATATTGCCGACCAAACCAACCTTCTCGCTCTCAACGCTGCGATTGAGGCTGCCAGGGCAGGAGAGCATGGACGAGGATTTGCCGTGGTGAGCGATGAGGTGCGAAAGCTTGCCGAGCGCACCCAAAAGAGCTTGGGTGAGATCAATATCACCATCAACACCCTCATGCAGGCCATCAGCGATGTGAGCGCCCAGATGAACGACAATTCAGGTCGAATCTATCAGCTCGTGGATGCCTCCTCTGAAGTGGAAGAGAAGATCACAAGCGTAGCCCAGATCATGCAAGAAGCCGTCTCTATCGCCCAAAACTCGCTAGAAAGCTCCAAGGAGCTTGGCGAAAATTCCAACGAGCTTCTAGGCAATAGCGAGCAGATCAATGCACGCCTCCAAGAGATTGCTCAAAGCATGGGCTATATTTCAGAGGCTTCCCATCGCCTTGACCAGAAGACCTCCGAGATCAACGAGCGCCTCTCGCAGTTCAAACTTTGA
- the selD gene encoding selenide, water dikinase SelD has protein sequence MNETTKITQFVKVAGCAGKVGPGDLHHLSSLLHQPHDPSLLVGFEGNEDAGVYQISPECALVQTADFITPVVNDPYLYGQIAAANSLSDVFAMGGRVKTALNLLMWDKCHLDEKMISEVLQGGLSKIIESQGILIGGHTIDDREQKYGLSVTGFVHPQKIWRNHTTQEGDALILTKPIGMGILTTSIKADMLSPQSTHEAGELMATLNLYAAQIASEFEIHACTDVTGFGLLGHALEMCGNRSIRLFASQTPYLSEALEMAKMGIIPAGSYANKSYLEPLTSIEASLSAEEAMLFYDAQTSGGLLFSLSAKEAPKLLEALRQGGISHASLVGEVLPRGEKPLYIG, from the coding sequence ATGAACGAAACCACCAAAATCACCCAATTTGTCAAGGTGGCTGGCTGTGCAGGGAAAGTAGGTCCGGGGGACCTCCATCATCTCTCTTCCTTGCTCCACCAGCCCCATGATCCCTCGCTATTGGTCGGCTTTGAGGGAAATGAAGACGCTGGAGTCTACCAGATTTCACCCGAGTGCGCCCTCGTGCAAACTGCGGACTTCATCACACCCGTGGTGAATGACCCCTATCTCTATGGACAAATTGCCGCGGCGAACTCCCTGAGTGATGTTTTTGCCATGGGAGGGCGGGTCAAAACTGCGCTCAATCTCCTCATGTGGGATAAGTGTCATTTGGATGAAAAAATGATCTCCGAGGTGCTCCAAGGGGGGCTCTCCAAGATCATCGAATCTCAAGGGATTCTCATCGGAGGGCACACGATTGATGATCGCGAGCAGAAGTATGGACTAAGCGTCACAGGTTTTGTCCATCCTCAAAAAATTTGGCGCAACCACACCACCCAAGAAGGCGATGCGCTCATTCTCACCAAGCCCATTGGTATGGGGATTCTCACCACCTCCATCAAAGCCGATATGCTCTCCCCTCAAAGCACGCACGAAGCGGGTGAGTTGATGGCGACTCTCAACCTCTATGCCGCCCAGATTGCTAGCGAGTTTGAGATTCACGCTTGCACCGATGTGACAGGCTTTGGACTACTGGGGCACGCACTGGAGATGTGCGGGAATCGCTCCATCCGTCTCTTTGCCTCCCAAACCCCCTACCTCTCTGAAGCCCTAGAGATGGCTAAAATGGGAATTATCCCTGCAGGAAGCTATGCAAACAAAAGCTACCTGGAGCCTCTCACCTCCATTGAGGCCTCTTTGAGCGCTGAAGAGGCGATGCTCTTTTATGATGCTCAGACCTCAGGCGGGCTCCTCTTCTCTCTTAGCGCCAAAGAAGCTCCCAAACTCCTTGAGGCACTCCGCCAAGGAGGAATCTCCCACGCCTCCCTCGTGGGAGAGGTTCTCCCTAGAGGTGAGAAACCCCTCTACATTGGATAA
- a CDS encoding DUF4760 domain-containing protein, protein MIETSALIEALGIVITLLVAFFVGRQTYAHFIRNRAFTYIERFNHKDFMELRIALEKWLAQNPRVDSFRLLLASKEPEEIEISIKIRTFLNLFQELAVAFEKGMVDKNIFYYNFDFLITSHWDRFEEFIFAYRAYTGDYTIYKRFEWMVKEVKRHRRAFSSRRIFAFGYGSLLVPESIHATLKRPSASYTLHPATIQGYRREWNLTVPLFSDALQKPILGIFLNIIKEKGASTQGVIFEVSEEELGLLRQREINYDCLEVTPYIQSSLALEPRDVVVTFVGQERHYLGQSSDAYVLERYLGIVQKANDSTLLDIGSLPRLDGAYRFSSS, encoded by the coding sequence ATGATTGAAACCTCAGCCCTCATCGAAGCCCTAGGAATCGTTATCACCCTCCTTGTTGCCTTCTTTGTGGGGCGACAAACCTACGCGCACTTCATCCGTAATCGTGCCTTTACCTATATTGAGCGCTTCAACCACAAAGATTTCATGGAGCTAAGAATCGCCCTTGAAAAGTGGCTCGCCCAAAATCCTAGAGTCGACTCCTTTCGCCTTTTGCTCGCCTCCAAGGAACCTGAAGAGATTGAAATATCCATCAAGATTCGAACCTTTTTAAATCTTTTTCAAGAGCTTGCTGTGGCATTTGAAAAGGGAATGGTGGATAAAAATATCTTCTACTATAATTTTGATTTTCTTATCACAAGCCATTGGGATAGATTCGAGGAGTTTATCTTCGCCTATCGTGCTTACACAGGAGACTACACCATCTACAAGCGCTTTGAGTGGATGGTCAAAGAGGTGAAACGCCACCGCCGCGCCTTCTCTTCAAGACGAATCTTCGCCTTTGGCTATGGCTCTCTTTTGGTTCCAGAGAGCATCCACGCCACGCTCAAACGCCCAAGCGCCTCCTACACACTTCACCCCGCCACCATCCAAGGGTATCGACGCGAGTGGAATCTCACCGTGCCCCTCTTCTCTGACGCACTCCAAAAGCCGATTCTTGGGATTTTTCTAAACATCATCAAGGAGAAGGGCGCAAGCACTCAAGGAGTTATTTTCGAGGTGAGCGAAGAGGAGTTGGGGCTTTTACGCCAAAGAGAGATCAACTACGACTGCCTTGAGGTGACGCCCTACATCCAAAGCTCTCTAGCCCTAGAGCCTCGGGATGTGGTGGTGACTTTTGTCGGTCAAGAGCGCCACTATCTTGGTCAATCCAGTGACGCCTATGTCTTGGAGCGCTATCTAGGAATCGTCCAAAAAGCGAATGATTCGACACTTCTTGATATTGGATCTCTTCCTAGACTTGATGGAGCTTATCGATTCTCTTCTTCATGA
- a CDS encoding TonB-dependent receptor domain-containing protein: MDWKLGYGSLALGISLLASEPLSVELERVEVSQERYIAPTMQTYETVYTGSEVSQKGMELSGVRAKSSVYEAAGILPGVQVESVENNGLGIEQSNVRIRGVKSSLGALSVEGIPNYGGNPIGPRDYLYDMENMESLSLYKGAIPGDIGTGVGSRGGAITLHPKWAKEESGVEFSQGVGSHGYTRSYLRLDSGSLGGSGTRASGSFSYTDAEKWKGEGDLGGRKNGNITLVQPLGEKGSLKLWANRNDQDSHLYRGLSYTQASDLNANARLDYNDQKTGVAATDINYYDYNRGEYQNDDYLAVFDYALSDSLKLSLKPYYSKEDAQVYQGVTSGGGRVQKRTRDIERKGVIGELGGELLGIKSLLGYHYEESDMNIYTQNYAITGQTLSYRGYGVFATAGTAKIHSPYLKLSTQSGNWHYQAGMKYFRFEDSDSQGYVSSAAAPYGLNRASDLDREGEVHDLWVPTLGVAYDISESWQAYASYGKGFIRPYSYMPLMNTYQNNRAAFMAAGVSAKDLFDGYGLEKSDNFDLGIRYRGESFEIAPTLFYGRHQNLLTNISDDRVIVGGKPISYQQNIGKATSYGVELELNAFVSEDWTLFFNPTYTRMTYDEDLSYQGSVMEVKGKQVVDTPEWMFRAGAIYTYGAWELAPALRYLGNRYGDSTHNEKIDSHLLADVRLSYLRPKFYQGSSLKLSLEVNNLFDKKYISVINASDDARNGSATYYVGAPRSVMLSVALGF; the protein is encoded by the coding sequence ATGGATTGGAAGCTTGGGTATGGGAGTCTAGCACTTGGGATCTCTCTTTTGGCAAGTGAGCCTTTGAGTGTGGAGCTAGAGAGGGTAGAGGTGAGTCAAGAGCGATACATTGCCCCCACGATGCAGACCTATGAGACGGTCTACACAGGGAGTGAAGTGAGTCAAAAAGGGATGGAGCTCTCAGGAGTAAGGGCAAAAAGTAGCGTCTATGAAGCGGCGGGAATCTTGCCTGGAGTTCAGGTGGAGAGTGTTGAAAACAATGGACTAGGGATTGAGCAAAGCAATGTGCGAATCCGCGGGGTCAAGAGCTCTTTGGGAGCGTTGAGTGTCGAAGGGATTCCCAATTACGGCGGGAATCCTATTGGGCCAAGAGATTATCTCTATGACATGGAAAACATGGAGAGCCTTTCGCTTTATAAAGGGGCGATTCCGGGGGATATTGGGACGGGAGTCGGCTCTAGAGGAGGGGCGATCACGCTTCACCCCAAATGGGCGAAAGAGGAGAGCGGGGTGGAGTTCTCTCAAGGGGTGGGAAGCCATGGCTACACGCGAAGCTATTTGAGGCTTGATTCGGGAAGTCTTGGGGGGAGCGGGACGCGTGCTTCGGGTTCATTCTCCTATACAGATGCGGAAAAATGGAAAGGAGAGGGCGATCTTGGAGGGAGAAAAAATGGCAATATCACGCTTGTTCAGCCTCTTGGAGAAAAAGGAAGTCTCAAGCTTTGGGCGAATCGTAACGATCAAGACAGCCATCTTTATCGAGGGTTGAGCTATACACAGGCAAGCGACTTAAACGCCAACGCTCGCCTAGATTACAATGACCAAAAGACGGGTGTGGCGGCAACGGATATCAACTACTACGACTACAACAGAGGCGAGTATCAAAACGATGATTACCTCGCAGTTTTTGACTACGCTTTGAGCGATTCTTTGAAGCTCTCGCTTAAACCCTACTACTCCAAAGAGGACGCGCAGGTCTATCAAGGGGTCACTTCAGGGGGCGGGAGAGTCCAGAAGCGGACGCGAGATATTGAGCGCAAAGGGGTGATTGGAGAGCTTGGAGGGGAGCTTTTAGGTATCAAATCCCTCCTTGGTTACCACTATGAAGAATCGGACATGAATATCTACACTCAAAACTACGCTATCACGGGTCAAACCCTCTCCTATCGAGGCTATGGAGTTTTTGCCACCGCAGGCACAGCAAAGATTCATAGCCCCTATCTTAAGCTCTCCACTCAGAGCGGGAATTGGCACTATCAGGCGGGGATGAAATATTTCCGCTTTGAGGATTCAGATAGCCAAGGCTATGTGAGTAGCGCTGCGGCTCCCTATGGGCTTAATAGGGCAAGCGATTTAGATCGAGAGGGCGAGGTGCATGATCTATGGGTGCCCACGCTTGGAGTGGCGTATGATATCTCTGAGTCGTGGCAAGCCTATGCGAGCTATGGTAAGGGCTTCATCCGTCCCTACTCCTATATGCCGCTTATGAACACCTATCAAAACAATCGTGCCGCTTTTATGGCTGCAGGGGTGAGTGCCAAAGATCTCTTTGATGGCTATGGGTTAGAGAAATCGGACAATTTTGATCTAGGAATCCGCTATAGAGGTGAGAGCTTCGAGATAGCCCCCACGCTCTTTTATGGTCGCCACCAAAATCTCCTCACCAATATATCCGATGATCGGGTGATCGTGGGCGGAAAACCCATCAGCTATCAGCAAAATATCGGCAAGGCGACCAGCTATGGCGTGGAGCTAGAGTTGAATGCCTTTGTGAGCGAGGATTGGACTCTATTTTTCAATCCCACCTACACACGCATGACCTATGATGAGGATTTGAGCTATCAAGGAAGCGTGATGGAGGTCAAAGGCAAACAGGTGGTGGACACGCCAGAGTGGATGTTTCGAGCGGGAGCGATCTACACCTATGGGGCGTGGGAGCTTGCCCCTGCGCTGAGGTATCTAGGGAATCGCTACGGAGATAGCACGCACAATGAGAAGATCGATTCTCATCTCTTGGCCGATGTGCGCCTTAGCTACCTAAGGCCTAAATTCTACCAAGGGAGCTCGCTCAAGCTCTCCCTAGAGGTCAATAACCTCTTTGATAAAAAATATATCTCAGTGATCAATGCCTCCGATGACGCGAGAAATGGAAGCGCGACCTACTATGTCGGAGCGCCTAGAAGCGTGATGTTAAGCGTGGCGCTAGGATTTTAG
- a CDS encoding mechanosensitive ion channel family protein, protein MLRFLASLLLSLLLFPPLSLRAQEDTVDLFLIIQRIQTINEQLQVAKSRNLETNESAFSKEFQGVIERKLSLLEKIPMLLASHQESLRPQERNFQKEESELAIKIKTNDQMGYKKAVWRDKILLETIRADRLFLATLEDLEQKLKGFTSPHEIQTRLDESILALQSLPLEELKKALKEGGESPIDLEISQNLERLEGSLSTYLEVLEYLRANSALLVPNYLFSSLNLKGAIDFLNGKIPLSLWNLNLGKLLISGLILILFWSLRRLLAKGTFYLFVTLPTRMEQDASTKSHIITTITKPLSLLLFFYGFDVCLNVLYYPSPVPMLFSKWFGVLYIILFSWFSISVLEGYGTLWLTSLAKKNRDLFRKEVVNLALKILYFIVILIALLMILSRLGFDISALVASLGIGGLAVALAAKDILANFFASVMLLFDNSFSQGDWIECGGVEGTVVEIGLRRTTIRTFDNAMLFVPNSKLANESIRNWNRRQIGRRIKMSVGVTYDSPKEKLEACVHEIRAMLLAHPGIAKAEGESLGRHHSLALKRDIVSIDDLLGLKSNLLVYVDSFAPSSIDILIYCFSRSTVWAEWLATKENIILQIMEIIERHGLKFAFPSQSLYIESIPNDALERLKEPQHD, encoded by the coding sequence ATGCTTCGCTTCTTGGCCTCTCTTCTTCTCTCGCTCCTCCTCTTTCCTCCCCTCTCTTTGAGGGCGCAAGAGGATACGGTCGATCTCTTTTTGATCATTCAGCGCATCCAAACCATCAACGAACAGCTTCAAGTTGCCAAAAGTCGCAATCTTGAGACCAATGAAAGCGCTTTTTCCAAGGAGTTTCAAGGAGTGATTGAGCGCAAGCTCTCTCTTTTAGAGAAAATTCCCATGCTGCTTGCCAGCCACCAAGAGAGTCTCCGCCCTCAAGAGCGAAACTTTCAAAAAGAGGAATCAGAGCTCGCCATCAAAATCAAAACCAACGACCAAATGGGCTACAAAAAGGCGGTTTGGCGAGACAAGATTCTCCTAGAGACGATTCGAGCGGATCGGCTTTTTTTGGCAACCCTAGAGGATTTAGAACAAAAGCTCAAAGGCTTCACTTCGCCCCATGAGATACAGACTCGCCTTGATGAATCGATCCTCGCCCTCCAATCTCTTCCCCTAGAAGAGCTCAAAAAGGCGCTCAAGGAAGGGGGCGAGAGTCCAATCGATTTAGAGATTTCTCAAAACCTAGAACGCCTCGAAGGGAGTCTTTCGACCTATCTGGAGGTTTTGGAGTATCTCCGCGCCAACAGCGCCCTCCTTGTTCCCAACTATCTCTTCTCCAGTCTTAATCTCAAAGGGGCGATTGATTTTTTAAACGGCAAGATTCCTCTCTCGCTTTGGAATCTCAACCTCGGCAAGCTCCTTATCAGCGGGCTTATATTGATTCTCTTTTGGTCACTAAGACGCCTTTTGGCCAAAGGAACCTTCTACCTCTTTGTCACCCTTCCCACGCGGATGGAGCAAGATGCCTCGACCAAAAGTCACATCATCACCACCATCACCAAGCCCCTCTCACTCCTGCTCTTCTTCTATGGTTTTGATGTCTGTCTCAATGTCCTCTACTATCCCTCGCCCGTTCCAATGCTCTTCTCAAAGTGGTTTGGGGTGCTCTATATCATCCTCTTTTCTTGGTTTAGCATCTCCGTCTTGGAGGGTTATGGGACACTTTGGCTCACCTCGCTTGCCAAGAAAAATCGCGATCTATTCCGCAAAGAGGTGGTCAATCTCGCCCTGAAAATTCTCTACTTCATTGTCATTTTAATTGCTCTATTGATGATTCTTAGTCGTCTTGGTTTTGATATCTCCGCGCTTGTCGCCTCCTTGGGAATCGGTGGACTTGCTGTAGCGCTCGCGGCCAAGGATATATTGGCTAACTTCTTTGCCTCTGTGATGCTTCTCTTTGATAACTCCTTCTCTCAAGGGGATTGGATTGAATGCGGGGGCGTTGAGGGGACGGTGGTCGAGATTGGCCTACGCCGCACCACCATCCGAACTTTTGACAATGCGATGCTCTTTGTCCCCAACTCCAAACTCGCCAACGAATCGATTCGCAACTGGAATCGGCGTCAAATCGGACGGCGCATCAAGATGAGCGTTGGAGTCACCTACGATTCCCCCAAGGAGAAGCTCGAAGCCTGCGTTCATGAGATTCGCGCCATGCTCCTTGCTCACCCCGGAATCGCCAAAGCCGAAGGAGAATCGCTAGGGCGTCATCACTCCCTCGCCCTCAAACGCGATATCGTCTCTATCGATGATCTCCTAGGACTCAAATCCAACCTTCTTGTCTATGTCGATTCTTTTGCCCCCTCCTCCATCGATATTCTGATCTACTGCTTCAGTCGCTCCACGGTCTGGGCGGAGTGGCTCGCCACCAAGGAGAACATCATCTTGCAAATCATGGAAATCATCGAGCGCCACGGACTCAAATTTGCCTTCCCCAGCCAAAGCCTCTATATCGAAAGCATCCCTAATGACGCGCTTGAGCGCCTCAAAGAGCCTCAACATGATTGA
- a CDS encoding TsoY family (seleno)protein, with amino-acid sequence MRTQLVESYKPSLFLSSLGSGGLAVSFYLYLMFMIPHPTRPMATFEDIFPYVMRGDFISLLVVIDLAIILFFALAHLRLLWWNIQEFSLFKKSEAFTRLKNSPEEVSLMALPLTYAMTVNVLFILGGVFVPGLWSVVEYLFPGALIAFLAIGIYALKIFGDYFSRLLAFGGCDSKSNANFSKLIAVFAFSMISVGFAAPGAMSQSLLVNAIGLFFSIFFAALAITFGLVILVAGTKSMIKEGIHPETSVSLWVAIPILTVLGITATRMIHGFAHGFEHTQAKPFIGFILASLIFSLQLMFGYLGYKVMKKVGYFERFIWGEEKSASSFAIICPGVAFFVFGMFFLSLALLSPGIIAPFSLPYFLFLIPFVAVQLLTIIVFKRLYEKLLAA; translated from the coding sequence ATGCGCACTCAATTAGTCGAGAGTTACAAGCCATCCCTCTTCTTGTCCTCCCTAGGAAGCGGGGGCTTGGCGGTCTCTTTTTATCTCTATCTCATGTTCATGATTCCTCACCCCACGCGCCCTATGGCTACTTTTGAGGACATCTTCCCCTATGTGATGCGAGGAGATTTCATCTCTCTCTTGGTGGTGATTGACTTGGCCATCATCCTCTTTTTTGCCCTCGCCCACCTTCGCCTTCTTTGGTGGAATATCCAAGAGTTCTCCCTCTTTAAAAAGAGTGAAGCCTTCACTAGGCTCAAGAATAGTCCCGAAGAGGTCTCTTTAATGGCACTTCCCCTCACCTACGCCATGACCGTGAATGTGCTCTTTATTCTTGGAGGTGTCTTTGTTCCGGGGCTTTGGAGTGTGGTGGAGTATCTCTTCCCTGGGGCGTTGATCGCTTTTTTAGCCATTGGTATTTACGCCCTTAAAATCTTTGGCGACTACTTTAGTCGTCTGCTCGCTTTTGGAGGATGCGATTCAAAAAGCAACGCCAACTTCTCTAAACTCATCGCCGTCTTTGCCTTCTCTATGATCTCTGTCGGATTCGCCGCCCCAGGAGCGATGAGCCAGTCTCTCCTTGTAAACGCCATAGGACTCTTCTTCTCTATTTTCTTTGCCGCTTTGGCAATCACCTTTGGCTTGGTGATTCTTGTGGCTGGAACCAAATCGATGATCAAAGAGGGAATTCACCCCGAAACCAGCGTCTCCCTATGGGTTGCCATCCCCATTCTCACTGTATTAGGAATCACTGCCACAAGGATGATCCACGGATTTGCCCATGGATTTGAGCATACCCAAGCCAAGCCTTTTATCGGCTTCATCCTTGCCTCTTTAATCTTCTCGCTTCAACTCATGTTCGGCTATCTTGGCTACAAAGTGATGAAAAAGGTGGGTTATTTTGAGCGTTTCATCTGGGGTGAAGAGAAGAGTGCCTCTAGCTTTGCGATCATCTGCCCCGGGGTTGCCTTTTTTGTCTTTGGGATGTTTTTCCTCTCGCTTGCCCTTTTAAGTCCGGGGATTATCGCCCCCTTCTCCCTGCCCTATTTCCTTTTCCTAATTCCCTTTGTGGCGGTGCAGCTTCTCACCATCATTGTCTTTAAGCGACTCTACGAAAAACTCTTAGCCGCCTAA